One window of Candidatus Mycobacterium wuenschmannii genomic DNA carries:
- a CDS encoding cytochrome: MSPLGAAPVARADVLTDWIELIIDPMVEAAPPVEAFDMSAWLDPSAWNLDWAGTDWMSLFAGSAVPSPEVVSFDDWFNEAVYSPLHTSIQDWITSPEGLQFGEFVNTWSGQFLIGNGVDGTELTPDGGDGGLWLGDGGDGWFGGDGGDAGWFLGDGGDAGGLEPQSELSLLAVGDSPVNGTPGEAGNAAFLFGNGGNGADGTDGLYGGDGGAGGAGGAGGYFFGLGGNGGNGGDGGAGTELNPDGGSGGAGGAGGVGGLYFSNGGNGGLGGNGGEGYTSLETAFGANGLNGGIGGNGGAGGAGGAGGFFFGAGGNGGDAGFGGAGGDGGNGGAGELGSFMNGGTGDGGNAGDGGTGGAGGLGGVGGDAGKGSFASDGTTGNGGAGGAGGDAGAGGTGGAGALGTFDHPDGGDGGDGGDPGTFGLGGTGGAAGTGGLGGGTVGGDGADGSASTELANGGNGGNGYFNLTTGGTAGSGGDGGDGGAIGNGGDGGSGANGIRTIGDGTPGGHGGDGGNGGLGGSTSGNGGAGGVAGNGGDGYSGSASHVDGGAGGNGGNAGIGGTAVNGTAGSTPTSGGDGGNGGAGYNASTAGASGGNGGAGGNGGSVGSGGDGGKGGNGFAGTAGTNGPAATTAGTNGGSGTIGQAGGSGGNGGAGGLGGSTSGDGGNGGAGGAGANGGAGGSGMNGAAGSAGSNGGAGGSGANGGAGGNGGNGGAGGTAANGTAGQAGVGGNAGSGGNGGTAGNGATGGAGNSANPNGGAGGNGGNVGTGGSAGTGGSGLTPGSTGTAGSTPVSGGNGGNGGNGFNATTAGASGGNGGAGGNGGNVGNGGTGGNGGNGFAGANGTNGPFATTAGANGGSGTIGQAGGSGGNGGAGGLGGSNAGNGGNGGAGGAGAKGGLGGSGVNGAAGAVASNGGAGGSGADGGAGGNGGNGGIGGTAANGTAGQAGAGGNAGNGGNGGSAGNGALGGSGNAASPNGGAGGNGGNVGNGGAAGNGGTGSTPGSNGTAGSTPTSGGNGGNGGVGYNATTPGAPGGNGGAGGNGGNVGNGGNGGIGGYGAAGGNGASGSTPGTPGAAGGNGDNGQAGGAGGSGGAGGKGGSTSGNGGIGGGGGKGANGGTGGNGATGAVGAAGSNGGAGGLGGTGGAGGNGGNAGIGGTAANGTAGGSGGGGSAGNGGQGGSGGSGGRGGDGYAGQPNGGNGGNGANVGSGGTRGLGGTGSVPGANGNPGASGSFGGSGGSGGDGYDPLNGDGGNGGSGAYGAVRGGYGGNGGEGGYPAGSTVGHPGGDGGDGGAGGSSAVTGGNGGYGGYGGFGNGGNGGNGGNGLQTGGTGGSGAAGDLGGRGGNGGFGGSTSGGQGGAGGIQGNGGTGGGNGGGGGGGGGGSYLGGVGGDGGAGGTGGSVVGASTGSGPAYFYSAGTGGDGGTGSVGDGGDGGAGGMGGNDSYGSDTLAGGAGGNGGDGGNGGTDPGPLGNGGNGGAGGPGGYGGPGGTGAFGTQGAAGTPGRNLP, from the coding sequence ATGAGCCCCCTAGGTGCGGCGCCTGTCGCGCGAGCCGACGTGCTGACCGACTGGATCGAGTTGATCATCGACCCGATGGTTGAAGCGGCGCCGCCGGTCGAGGCGTTCGACATGTCGGCCTGGCTGGACCCGTCGGCGTGGAACCTGGATTGGGCCGGCACCGACTGGATGAGTCTGTTTGCTGGGTCGGCCGTTCCTTCGCCCGAGGTGGTGTCATTCGACGACTGGTTCAACGAGGCCGTCTACTCGCCGCTGCACACCAGCATCCAGGACTGGATCACCAGCCCCGAGGGGCTGCAGTTCGGTGAATTCGTCAACACCTGGTCCGGTCAATTCCTGATCGGCAACGGAGTCGACGGGACAGAGCTGACCCCCGACGGTGGGGACGGCGGTCTGTGGTTGGGCGACGGCGGCGACGGATGGTTCGGCGGCGACGGCGGCGACGCGGGGTGGTTCCTCGGTGACGGTGGCGACGCCGGCGGCCTCGAACCCCAGTCCGAGCTGAGCCTCCTCGCTGTCGGGGATTCGCCGGTCAATGGCACCCCGGGTGAGGCCGGTAACGCCGCGTTCCTGTTCGGCAATGGCGGCAACGGGGCCGACGGAACCGACGGTCTCTACGGCGGCGACGGCGGCGCGGGTGGCGCTGGTGGGGCAGGCGGCTACTTCTTCGGACTCGGCGGCAATGGCGGCAACGGTGGCGACGGCGGTGCGGGCACCGAACTGAACCCTGACGGCGGCAGCGGCGGTGCCGGCGGCGCCGGCGGTGTTGGTGGCCTGTACTTCAGCAATGGCGGCAACGGTGGTCTCGGCGGGAACGGTGGAGAGGGCTACACGTCCCTGGAAACCGCCTTCGGCGCCAACGGCCTCAACGGGGGTATCGGCGGCAACGGCGGGGCCGGGGGTGCGGGCGGTGCTGGCGGCTTCTTCTTCGGCGCCGGGGGCAACGGCGGCGACGCCGGCTTCGGTGGCGCCGGGGGCGACGGCGGTAACGGCGGAGCCGGCGAATTGGGCAGCTTCATGAACGGCGGCACCGGCGATGGCGGTAATGCAGGTGACGGCGGTACCGGTGGAGCCGGCGGGCTCGGCGGTGTCGGTGGGGACGCCGGTAAGGGCTCGTTCGCCAGCGACGGCACGACCGGTAATGGCGGCGCCGGTGGTGCGGGCGGCGACGCCGGGGCTGGCGGAACGGGTGGCGCAGGCGCGCTGGGGACGTTCGATCATCCCGACGGCGGCGACGGCGGCGACGGTGGCGACCCGGGGACGTTCGGGCTCGGTGGCACCGGGGGTGCCGCCGGAACCGGCGGGCTCGGCGGCGGAACTGTGGGTGGCGACGGCGCCGACGGCAGCGCCTCCACCGAGCTCGCCAACGGCGGCAACGGCGGTAACGGCTACTTCAACCTGACCACGGGCGGGACGGCGGGCAGCGGCGGTGACGGCGGTGACGGCGGCGCGATCGGTAACGGTGGTGACGGCGGTAGTGGCGCCAATGGGATCCGCACGATCGGCGACGGCACCCCGGGCGGTCACGGCGGCGACGGTGGGAACGGCGGCCTTGGCGGTTCGACGTCGGGCAACGGCGGCGCGGGAGGCGTTGCCGGCAACGGCGGCGACGGTTACTCGGGGTCCGCCAGCCATGTCGACGGCGGTGCGGGTGGTAACGGCGGCAACGCCGGCATCGGCGGCACGGCCGTGAACGGAACGGCGGGGTCGACGCCGACCAGCGGTGGCGACGGCGGCAACGGTGGCGCGGGTTACAACGCCTCGACCGCGGGGGCATCGGGCGGTAATGGCGGTGCCGGTGGCAACGGCGGTTCGGTCGGTAGTGGCGGCGACGGGGGCAAGGGCGGCAACGGGTTTGCCGGCACGGCGGGCACCAACGGCCCAGCGGCGACGACCGCGGGCACCAACGGTGGTAGCGGCACGATCGGTCAGGCCGGCGGCTCTGGCGGTAATGGCGGCGCGGGTGGCCTCGGCGGGTCGACATCCGGCGACGGCGGTAACGGCGGCGCGGGCGGTGCCGGCGCAAACGGGGGCGCCGGCGGGTCCGGTATGAACGGCGCAGCAGGCTCGGCAGGCTCGAACGGTGGCGCGGGTGGTAGCGGCGCCAACGGTGGAGCGGGCGGCAACGGCGGTAACGGCGGAGCAGGCGGGACTGCTGCGAACGGTACGGCGGGCCAGGCCGGGGTCGGCGGCAACGCCGGCAGCGGCGGCAACGGCGGTACTGCGGGCAACGGCGCGACAGGCGGCGCCGGCAATTCCGCCAACCCCAACGGTGGAGCGGGCGGTAACGGCGGCAACGTCGGGACGGGTGGTTCGGCCGGTACCGGAGGCAGCGGTCTGACACCCGGATCGACGGGAACCGCCGGGTCGACGCCCGTCAGCGGCGGCAACGGCGGCAACGGCGGCAACGGCTTCAACGCCACGACGGCTGGCGCCAGCGGCGGCAACGGTGGCGCCGGCGGAAACGGCGGCAACGTCGGCAACGGCGGCACAGGTGGCAACGGCGGCAACGGGTTTGCCGGCGCGAACGGCACGAACGGCCCGTTCGCGACGACCGCAGGGGCCAACGGCGGCAGCGGCACCATTGGTCAGGCCGGTGGGTCGGGCGGCAACGGCGGCGCCGGTGGCCTGGGCGGTTCGAACGCCGGCAACGGCGGTAACGGTGGTGCCGGCGGCGCGGGCGCCAAGGGTGGTCTCGGCGGCTCGGGCGTCAACGGCGCAGCGGGAGCCGTCGCTTCGAACGGTGGTGCCGGCGGTAGCGGCGCCGACGGCGGCGCGGGCGGCAATGGCGGCAACGGCGGAATCGGTGGGACTGCGGCGAACGGCACTGCAGGCCAGGCCGGGGCCGGCGGCAACGCCGGCAACGGTGGTAACGGCGGCAGTGCGGGCAACGGCGCCCTGGGTGGCAGCGGCAACGCCGCCAGTCCCAACGGCGGCGCCGGGGGTAACGGCGGCAACGTCGGCAACGGTGGCGCGGCCGGCAACGGCGGCACCGGGTCGACTCCCGGCTCGAACGGCACAGCCGGGTCGACCCCGACCAGCGGTGGCAACGGCGGTAACGGCGGAGTCGGCTACAACGCCACCACTCCGGGTGCGCCTGGCGGCAACGGTGGTGCCGGTGGCAACGGCGGCAACGTCGGAAACGGCGGAAACGGCGGAATCGGCGGCTATGGAGCGGCCGGCGGAAACGGCGCCAGCGGCAGCACGCCGGGCACTCCCGGCGCTGCGGGTGGAAACGGTGACAACGGTCAGGCGGGCGGAGCCGGCGGCAGCGGCGGTGCGGGCGGTAAGGGTGGCTCGACCTCCGGCAACGGCGGCATCGGTGGAGGCGGCGGCAAGGGCGCGAACGGCGGCACCGGCGGAAACGGGGCTACCGGTGCGGTCGGTGCAGCAGGCTCGAACGGTGGCGCCGGCGGGCTGGGCGGTACCGGCGGTGCCGGCGGCAATGGTGGCAACGCCGGCATCGGCGGCACGGCCGCTAACGGCACTGCGGGCGGATCCGGCGGCGGCGGTAGCGCCGGCAACGGCGGTCAGGGTGGTAGCGGCGGTAGCGGCGGTAGGGGCGGCGACGGCTATGCCGGCCAACCCAACGGCGGCAACGGCGGAAACGGAGCGAATGTCGGCTCCGGCGGAACCCGCGGTCTGGGTGGTACCGGGTCCGTGCCCGGCGCAAATGGAAACCCCGGTGCGAGCGGGTCCTTCGGCGGTAGCGGTGGCAGCGGCGGCGATGGATACGACCCGCTGAACGGCGACGGCGGCAATGGCGGGTCGGGCGCCTACGGCGCGGTGCGCGGCGGGTACGGCGGCAATGGTGGCGAAGGCGGCTATCCGGCTGGTTCCACAGTCGGACACCCCGGTGGTGACGGCGGTGACGGTGGCGCGGGTGGCTCGAGCGCGGTGACTGGCGGCAACGGGGGTTACGGCGGTTACGGAGGATTCGGTAACGGCGGTAACGGCGGTAATGGCGGCAACGGCCTGCAAACCGGCGGGACGGGCGGATCCGGAGCTGCGGGTGACCTCGGAGGACGCGGTGGTAACGGCGGCTTCGGGGGTAGCACTTCCGGCGGCCAAGGTGGTGCCGGCGGCATCCAAGGCAATGGCGGCACCGGTGGCGGCAACGGCGGTGGTGGTGGCGGCGGTGGCGGCGGCAGCTACCTGGGCGGCGTCGGAGGAGACGGCGGTGCCGGCGGAACCGGCGGCAGCGTCGTGGGCGCCAGTACCGGCAGCGGACCTGCCTACTTCTACTCCGCGGGCACCGGCGGTGACGGCGGAACCGGGAGCGTGGGCGACGGCGGCGACGGCGGCGCGGGCGGCATGGGTGGAAACGACAGCTATGGGTCTGACACCTTGGCCGGCGGCGCCGGCGGCAACGGTGGCGACGGCGGTAACGGAGGCACGGATCCTGGACCGCTCGGTAACGGCGGTAACGGCGGTGCCGGCGGTCCGGGAGGCTACGGCGGACCTGGTGGCACGGGTGCCTTCGGAACGCAGGGAGCGGCCGGCACGCCGGGGCGCAACCTGCCGTAG
- a CDS encoding siderophore-interacting protein, translating to MPTLIDAFPLIKSLRDAVFLSATVSDTEQLTPTLRRIRFSGKRLQGLTWAPGQHVRLQVAGLGESLLRLQLHDALRTYSIYDVDPELGTLDIVMFDHRETGTPAKRWASAVAVGDNVQFTKPQGNLVIRGDAPYHLFVGDETASVAFAAMLRALPASADVYGVVEAAAQPDHLPLARPLQQVQRGEASAKDSVVLAEAVRELTLPDDPGVAYLAGEARTIQTVRKILVAERGWDRRNIRTSPFWTPGRSGLE from the coding sequence GTGCCAACCCTCATCGACGCGTTCCCGCTGATCAAATCCTTGCGCGACGCCGTGTTCCTGTCCGCAACCGTCAGCGACACCGAACAGCTCACGCCGACGCTGCGGCGTATTCGATTCAGCGGCAAGCGATTACAGGGCTTGACGTGGGCACCTGGGCAGCACGTCCGACTACAGGTGGCGGGGCTGGGCGAGTCGCTGCTACGCCTGCAACTGCACGACGCGCTGCGCACCTACTCGATATACGACGTAGATCCGGAGCTTGGCACTCTCGATATCGTCATGTTCGATCACCGGGAGACCGGCACGCCCGCAAAACGCTGGGCAAGCGCCGTCGCTGTTGGTGACAATGTCCAATTCACAAAGCCGCAGGGCAATCTCGTGATCCGCGGCGATGCTCCCTATCACCTGTTCGTGGGAGACGAGACCGCATCGGTCGCGTTCGCCGCGATGCTGCGCGCCCTGCCTGCGAGCGCCGATGTCTACGGCGTAGTGGAAGCTGCGGCCCAACCCGATCACCTGCCGCTTGCCCGTCCGCTGCAACAGGTGCAGCGCGGGGAGGCGTCGGCGAAAGACTCGGTCGTGCTCGCCGAAGCCGTGCGCGAGCTCACGCTGCCCGACGATCCTGGGGTGGCCTATCTGGCCGGTGAAGCACGCACGATTCAAACCGTCCGCAAGATCCTCGTCGCCGAACGTGGTTGGGACCGGCGGAACATTCGCACCTCACCCTTCTGGACGCCGGGCCGTAGCGGATTAGAGTGA
- a CDS encoding O-methyltransferase, with amino-acid sequence MDSLFAAPVADVLTRLFDEAQAQDGPLHERFAEVAADPVALADFLAFEANDYKGTYQQLAGYYLNVSAEFGEFLYVCARARRARHVVEFGTSFGVSTIYLAAALRDGGGGRLIGTDLEPSKADRARENLSAAGLSDLVEIRVGDALETLRDDVDDGIDLVLLDGAFSLYLPVLKLLEPRLAPGALVIAENAVEESGEYLTYVRNQRHGYRTVALPFGGERGNQMSVRTI; translated from the coding sequence ATGGATTCACTTTTCGCGGCGCCAGTAGCGGACGTACTGACGCGACTGTTCGACGAGGCGCAGGCGCAGGACGGGCCGCTCCATGAGCGGTTCGCCGAGGTCGCGGCCGACCCGGTGGCGCTCGCCGATTTTCTGGCCTTCGAGGCGAACGACTACAAGGGCACGTATCAGCAGCTCGCGGGTTACTACCTGAACGTCAGCGCCGAGTTTGGCGAGTTCCTGTATGTCTGTGCGCGGGCGCGGCGGGCCCGCCACGTCGTGGAATTCGGCACGTCGTTCGGCGTCTCGACGATCTATCTCGCGGCCGCTCTGCGTGACGGTGGCGGCGGACGGCTGATCGGAACTGATCTCGAGCCCTCGAAGGCCGATCGGGCCCGCGAAAACCTCTCGGCCGCAGGACTTTCCGATCTGGTTGAGATTCGCGTTGGTGACGCGTTGGAGACCTTGCGCGACGATGTGGACGACGGCATCGACCTGGTTTTACTCGACGGGGCGTTCAGCCTGTACCTGCCGGTGCTCAAACTCCTCGAACCGCGACTGGCCCCGGGGGCCTTGGTGATCGCCGAGAACGCCGTCGAGGAATCGGGTGAGTACCTCACCTATGTGCGCAATCAGCGACATGGCTATCGCACCGTAGCGCTGCCCTTCGGGGGCGAGCGCGGCAACCAAATGTCAGTCAGAACAATCTGA
- a CDS encoding helix-turn-helix transcriptional regulator: MRQADVHAVHEFLDRTLSGPAGMVIEGEAGIGKTTYLLRVAEAATAQGFRVLSTAGALTEARYAYAAVADLLETVDPAVIANLPAVQRTALERVLLLTGDGPPTNERTVAAAFLSVLQHRGSGAPILVTIDDAQWLDVSSQVVFGYAARRLTGRIGVAVSVRIGEPRRNETPGWLRFARPDSVARIRLQPLPLGGVHALISQRLGRTLPRPVITRIHEISGGNPFFALEMARAVADEPSRGVVGLPDSLAALVRQRIGRPDDELSAVLLAASCAVFPTVERLSRAIELSVDRVVEVVESVGASGVVELDGNKVRFCHPLFARGVYSGASPPQRRAMHRRFADTVEEPELRARHLALSATTGDPAMLEALDKAAEVTMAQGAPAAAAELLDLAIKLGGDTSLRRIRAAEHHFRSGALDQAGVRLQSTIDRLTPGSSLRCVGLMLVAAITGHDDSMLNAVAALTQAVAEVDDPVLALQGRLLLAPATGLIGEMQESVEHAQAAVVEAERLGLDGLVSQALTMWVTVTFIHGLGFDRSALQRALELEDPNGWAGATFQATAVAAVAAGWAGELVDAREQMRKVQRRYLQEGTEIDILWADHHATMMDIWLGRYGDATAGAEDAVQRAEQLGGKHMLTTSWTCQAAAAAYTGREDETRQAARSAIDAAQSMGTFHLLAPAMTALGFLEVSLSNYAAALAVLEPVLASFDPAHDTEIMVGAYLPDAIEALTALGRHDEAEPLVEALESAGVQHDRPWLLAVGARGRGHVLAARGDLESAESAAQNALSHHQRLPMPFELARTQLLLGQIQRRRRRRQAAETTLQECLEMFERLGAPLWAQRARGELERLNIPVADGHGLTAAERRVAELAASGMSNKQIAAELFIAPKTVEMNLSNVYRKLGIRSRGGLAGALNPGNSQGKP; the protein is encoded by the coding sequence GTGCGGCAGGCGGACGTGCATGCGGTGCATGAATTCCTGGACCGTACTTTGTCCGGACCAGCGGGGATGGTCATCGAGGGCGAAGCGGGCATCGGCAAGACCACCTACCTATTGCGCGTTGCCGAGGCCGCCACAGCACAGGGTTTTCGGGTGCTCTCGACGGCGGGTGCGCTGACTGAGGCGCGGTACGCCTATGCCGCAGTCGCCGACCTGCTCGAGACCGTCGATCCCGCCGTCATCGCAAACCTGCCGGCGGTGCAGCGCACGGCACTGGAGCGGGTCCTGTTGTTGACCGGCGACGGGCCGCCGACCAACGAGCGGACCGTCGCCGCCGCGTTCCTGTCGGTGCTGCAGCACCGCGGCTCGGGGGCGCCGATCTTGGTCACCATCGACGACGCGCAGTGGCTGGATGTCTCAAGCCAGGTGGTGTTCGGCTACGCGGCGCGGCGCCTCACCGGCCGGATCGGGGTGGCGGTCAGCGTTCGGATCGGCGAGCCGCGCCGCAACGAGACGCCGGGCTGGTTGCGATTCGCGCGGCCCGATTCGGTGGCGCGGATCAGGTTGCAGCCCCTGCCGCTCGGTGGCGTGCACGCGCTGATCTCGCAGCGGCTGGGGCGAACGCTGCCGCGCCCGGTCATCACCCGTATCCACGAAATATCAGGTGGTAATCCGTTTTTCGCGCTCGAGATGGCTCGTGCGGTTGCCGACGAGCCGTCGCGCGGCGTGGTAGGTCTGCCGGATTCCCTTGCCGCACTAGTGCGTCAGCGGATCGGCCGGCCCGACGATGAGCTCAGCGCAGTGCTGCTGGCCGCGTCGTGCGCCGTCTTTCCGACCGTCGAGCGGTTGAGCCGCGCCATCGAATTGAGCGTCGATCGCGTGGTTGAGGTGGTCGAATCGGTCGGGGCGTCCGGTGTCGTCGAGTTGGACGGCAACAAGGTCCGCTTCTGCCACCCGTTGTTCGCCCGCGGTGTGTACAGCGGCGCCAGCCCGCCGCAGCGCCGGGCGATGCACCGCAGGTTCGCCGACACCGTCGAGGAACCGGAGTTGCGGGCGCGGCATCTCGCGCTGTCGGCCACCACCGGTGACCCGGCGATGTTGGAGGCGCTCGACAAGGCCGCTGAGGTGACGATGGCGCAGGGTGCCCCGGCGGCCGCAGCCGAGTTGCTGGATCTGGCAATCAAACTCGGGGGAGACACGTCGCTGCGTCGCATCCGCGCCGCCGAGCACCACTTTCGGTCCGGCGCGCTGGATCAGGCGGGCGTGCGCCTGCAGTCGACGATCGACCGTCTGACACCCGGCAGCAGTTTGCGCTGCGTCGGACTGATGCTGGTTGCCGCCATCACCGGTCACGACGACAGCATGCTTAACGCGGTCGCCGCGCTGACGCAGGCGGTCGCCGAGGTCGACGACCCGGTGCTGGCTCTGCAGGGTCGACTATTGCTGGCGCCGGCCACCGGACTGATCGGAGAGATGCAGGAATCCGTCGAGCACGCGCAGGCGGCCGTCGTCGAAGCCGAGCGGCTGGGTCTCGACGGCCTGGTCAGCCAGGCGTTGACGATGTGGGTCACCGTCACCTTCATCCACGGTCTGGGATTCGACCGGTCGGCGTTACAACGAGCGCTGGAGCTGGAAGACCCAAACGGTTGGGCCGGAGCCACTTTTCAGGCGACCGCGGTGGCGGCGGTGGCCGCCGGCTGGGCCGGCGAACTGGTCGACGCCCGCGAACAGATGAGAAAGGTGCAGCGTCGTTACCTGCAGGAAGGCACCGAGATCGACATCCTGTGGGCCGACCATCACGCGACGATGATGGACATCTGGCTGGGTCGGTACGGCGACGCCACGGCCGGCGCCGAGGACGCCGTGCAGCGTGCCGAGCAGTTGGGCGGCAAGCACATGCTGACCACATCGTGGACGTGTCAGGCCGCCGCCGCCGCGTACACAGGTCGTGAGGACGAGACGCGGCAGGCCGCGCGGTCGGCGATCGATGCGGCGCAGTCCATGGGCACCTTCCATTTGCTCGCGCCGGCGATGACGGCGCTCGGATTTCTCGAGGTGTCGCTGAGCAACTATGCGGCCGCGCTCGCCGTGCTGGAGCCGGTGCTGGCGTCTTTCGACCCGGCCCACGACACCGAAATCATGGTCGGCGCTTACCTTCCCGATGCGATCGAGGCGCTGACCGCGCTGGGGCGGCACGACGAGGCCGAGCCGCTCGTTGAGGCATTGGAAAGTGCTGGGGTGCAGCATGATCGGCCGTGGCTATTGGCCGTCGGCGCACGCGGCCGAGGCCACGTGCTCGCCGCGCGAGGCGATCTCGAGTCGGCGGAGAGTGCCGCGCAGAACGCGCTGAGCCATCACCAGCGACTGCCGATGCCGTTCGAGTTGGCACGCACCCAGTTGCTGCTCGGTCAGATCCAGCGCCGGCGGCGGCGCCGGCAGGCGGCGGAGACCACGCTCCAGGAGTGTCTGGAGATGTTCGAGCGACTCGGTGCGCCGCTGTGGGCCCAGCGGGCCCGGGGCGAGTTGGAGCGGCTGAACATTCCGGTCGCCGATGGTCACGGACTGACCGCCGCCGAACGACGCGTCGCCGAACTCGCGGCGTCCGGAATGTCTAATAAGCAGATCGCCGCCGAGTTGTTCATCGCGCCGAAGACCGTCGAAATGAATCTGAGCAATGTGTATCGGAAGCTGGGCATTCGGTCCCGCGGCGGGCTCGCGGGTGCGTTAAATCCAGGGAACTCCCAGGGAAAGCCCTGA
- a CDS encoding AurF N-oxygenase family protein has protein sequence MTSAVKPAGRGREDFSDRLLKGSVKKSYAPIVDIDWDAPLDPDKFYLPPRVVSLYGTPLWDNMTRSQQIELSRQELVNTLSAGIWFENILNQALLRKIMHTDPTSRATHYALTELGDETRHMVMFGKAIERVGARPVRPRLYHRMIINTLPLFFRGSVLWVAALIGEEIFDSLQRQMMDDPELQPIVQRLMRIHVTEEARHIQFARDGLRKRAPQMRRPERWFVGNVNGLGGWFFRYLFTNKVQYARAGMNAREARRIARTSAHRREVQVDGFAPLGEFLSEVGLMGPLARRAWTRTRFL, from the coding sequence ATGACGAGTGCGGTGAAGCCGGCAGGACGCGGTCGCGAAGACTTCTCCGACCGGCTGCTCAAGGGTTCGGTGAAGAAGTCCTACGCGCCCATCGTCGACATCGACTGGGACGCGCCCTTGGACCCGGACAAGTTCTACCTGCCACCTCGGGTGGTGTCGCTGTACGGAACACCGCTGTGGGACAACATGACTCGTTCCCAACAGATTGAGCTGTCCCGCCAAGAGCTGGTGAACACCCTCTCCGCCGGCATCTGGTTCGAGAACATCCTCAACCAGGCTCTGCTGCGCAAGATCATGCACACCGATCCCACCAGCCGAGCGACCCACTACGCGCTGACCGAACTCGGCGACGAGACCCGCCACATGGTGATGTTCGGCAAGGCCATCGAGCGCGTGGGCGCAAGGCCGGTGCGACCGCGGCTCTACCACCGGATGATCATCAACACGCTCCCGCTCTTCTTCCGCGGCTCGGTGCTCTGGGTCGCGGCGCTGATCGGTGAGGAGATCTTCGACTCGCTACAGCGGCAGATGATGGACGACCCGGAGCTGCAACCAATCGTCCAGCGGCTCATGCGCATTCACGTCACCGAGGAGGCGCGCCACATCCAGTTCGCCCGGGACGGATTGCGTAAGCGCGCGCCACAGATGCGCCGACCGGAGCGGTGGTTCGTTGGCAACGTCAACGGCCTGGGCGGCTGGTTCTTCCGCTACCTGTTCACCAACAAGGTGCAGTACGCGCGCGCGGGCATGAACGCGCGGGAGGCACGCCGGATCGCGCGCACCAGCGCGCACCGCCGCGAGGTGCAGGTCGACGGATTTGCACCGCTGGGCGAATTCCTGTCCGAGGTGGGGTTGATGGGACCGCTCGCGCGTCGCGCTTGGACGCGTACCAGGTTCCTGTGA
- a CDS encoding DUF4873 domain-containing protein codes for MNDRAHDVVLIGDGDAATELLTAGVHDFLIVDRDVVSAVFDDDTDTWTLTGDDGETCRGRVVIACESPLIPLVPDLMGRRDFRATAMHAAIPCTFFDPAGKRVAVVGADSSAGALIERMVAAGARVQVFPLAPRRAVGRPKRTLRRRRVEVIPQAIEEVTAVGVRTVDGVHHDADAIVYGTGFAVRAGLPADTLVGAHGRSIHDVWVDGGEPYLGLAMHGFPNYFTAAGPDFTAAMRYIVDCLRLLGRNTRIEVRRSAQGVFNERVHLQKPSWHLDSSAFDVSSTGGVHDDGYEGPATLTANDTADQLRVALTGRVEPYDGQYHWQGTVFGPISNDLIKARSITITVGERSAPARITEQTAQGTYSISGAGDPPFPLPELQLT; via the coding sequence GTGAACGACCGCGCCCACGACGTCGTCCTGATCGGCGACGGCGACGCTGCCACCGAGTTGCTGACGGCGGGCGTCCATGACTTTCTGATCGTCGACCGCGATGTGGTCAGCGCGGTCTTCGACGACGACACCGACACCTGGACACTCACCGGCGACGACGGCGAGACCTGCCGCGGCCGGGTCGTGATCGCCTGCGAGTCGCCGCTCATTCCGCTGGTTCCAGACCTGATGGGGCGCAGGGATTTTCGCGCTACCGCCATGCACGCAGCGATTCCCTGCACTTTCTTCGACCCGGCCGGCAAGCGGGTGGCCGTCGTCGGCGCCGACTCCAGCGCCGGCGCGCTGATCGAGCGGATGGTCGCCGCGGGCGCACGCGTCCAGGTCTTCCCGCTCGCGCCGCGTCGCGCCGTGGGACGCCCGAAACGCACCTTGCGCCGGCGCCGCGTCGAGGTCATTCCGCAGGCCATCGAGGAAGTCACCGCGGTCGGGGTCCGGACCGTCGACGGCGTCCACCACGATGCCGACGCGATCGTGTACGGCACCGGCTTCGCCGTACGCGCCGGGCTGCCGGCCGACACCCTGGTGGGCGCGCACGGCCGCAGCATTCACGACGTGTGGGTCGACGGCGGCGAGCCCTACCTCGGCCTCGCGATGCATGGCTTCCCGAATTACTTCACCGCCGCCGGACCGGATTTCACCGCGGCGATGCGCTACATCGTCGACTGCCTGCGCCTGCTGGGCCGCAACACCCGCATCGAGGTACGTCGCAGCGCCCAGGGCGTGTTCAACGAACGGGTCCACCTGCAAAAACCCTCGTGGCACCTGGACAGCTCTGCGTTCGATGTGTCTTCAACCGGCGGCGTGCATGACGACGGCTACGAAGGTCCGGCGACCCTGACGGCGAACGACACCGCCGATCAACTGCGAGTTGCGCTGACTGGCCGTGTCGAACCCTACGACGGCCAATACCACTGGCAGGGAACAGTTTTCGGGCCGATATCGAATGACTTGATCAAGGCGCGGTCCATCACCATCACTGTCGGCGAGCGCTCCGCGCCGGCCCGCATCACCGAGCAGACAGCCCAGGGCACCTATTCCATCTCCGGTGCAGGCGACCCGCCCTTCCCCCTTCCGGAACTGCAACTCACCTAG